The following are encoded together in the Thermoanaerobaculia bacterium genome:
- a CDS encoding ATP-dependent Clp protease adaptor ClpS — protein sequence MAESPNAPGGQVLEEKKPEVRKTPLYRVLLHNDDYTTMPFVVEILETIFHMSPAEAHRIMMHVHTRGHGVCGVYPFEIAETKVDLVHQRARENEFPLRASLEEE from the coding sequence ATGGCCGAATCTCCGAACGCCCCGGGAGGCCAGGTTCTCGAAGAAAAGAAGCCGGAAGTCCGGAAGACGCCGCTCTACCGCGTCCTCCTCCACAACGACGACTACACGACGATGCCTTTCGTCGTCGAGATCCTCGAGACGATCTTCCACATGTCGCCCGCCGAGGCGCACCGGATCATGATGCACGTCCACACCCGCGGCCATGGCGTCTGCGGCGTGTACCCGTTCGAGATCGCCGAGACGAAAGTCGACCTCGTGCACCAGCGCGCGCGGGAGAACGAGTTTCCGCTGCGGGCCTCGCTCGAAGAAGAGTAG